A part of bacterium genomic DNA contains:
- a CDS encoding DUF485 domain-containing protein — translation MAKKSVHEILADPDFKELYSKRMTYAWTLTVLELVLFYGFVYLVSYNKPYLATKMSGSVTTIGIPIAVGTIFVSWILTGIYVYWANNIYDGLVKKVKDKIGG, via the coding sequence ATGGCAAAGAAATCGGTGCACGAGATCCTCGCGGATCCCGATTTCAAGGAGCTCTACAGCAAGCGCATGACCTACGCCTGGACCCTGACGGTCCTGGAGCTGGTCCTGTTCTACGGCTTCGTCTACCTCGTCTCCTACAACAAGCCGTACCTGGCCACGAAGATGAGCGGGTCGGTGACCACCATCGGGATCCCGATCGCCGTCGGCACGATCTTCGTCTCCTGGATTCTCACGGGGATCTACGTCTACTGGGCGAACAACATCTATGACGGCCTTGTGAAGAAGGTCAAGGACAAGATCGGAGGATGA